The following proteins are co-located in the Paenibacillus sp. FSL H8-0079 genome:
- a CDS encoding discoidin domain-containing protein: MASRQKRGFKNQAKCIVMFILIVSLVAMAYPYPVSNAASVNENTAAEYLPTIYEEIDASGFEHPGIGLTKDILENMRTQVLAKQEPWYSYFNRMENSPTASRNVTSSNQSSADPTKPGSLDFNSQSFNSRFIADGLKAYTQAIMYYVTGEEVYRANAMGIIRIWSQMDPAKYTYFIDSHIHTGIPLNRMVTAAEILRYTSSTTQDLEWTDQDTTDFSNNLIYPVIDTFQHDNGYFMNQHLYPLLGAMSGYIFTGNRDRYNEGVEWFTVNESAVDQGQNGSIKQLFRWVDTNIVTGEAVVPPRVQHVEMGRDQAHGAGDLTNVEILARLLEAQETKVDPVAGTVSTAENAVNAYEYLDQRILKAADYFAQFMLGHDTPWTPVAAHTDADGNPTIIYKELAEGYRGRIGGNVYGLYYYYKYAAGLDMEEEAPYYADMFKKRLPFYWESPDGGADYWMFIPEEAATEGATTLPKVSTNADWNEIEHRATSLDSHSEIKQEGETSFVEITATEEGSRFSVVSTSTPVKTIGLRIRTNGTAKLVINGWHDAPLILPDTKGQWKYVSYTMHNLRGLSDLTYFKIQGAGTVVDMDHIHLKAGEQLTPPVFNESGTSLDLYTYVGSNAALQYDFTAIDDGIVDSVTYQIDHKPEGAVFDESTGAFSWEPEQVGTYSIVVGATDGATITAKEVRVIVSADRSSAVAAVIAAYNPETSYVSASLTHYNSIYADVMDVIATASDDEFLQKLVELRAAVVGLQELTPQLQDGSMDYSNMLAAATFYNETLNLLDNYAGSFAFYGNAVNLTHTMDFGPDYKVTADAFSLQVRASFPERIGGTAIFGSNDNETWTRLTPGLTVVSEDMQTLEVSEGHRNTAFRFFKIQMIEPSSTMLELSEFRIFGERHETNNKLQSLTISSPQSVQNRVDAGNTVVLTFESTEPIQDVQAVIQGQEAMVHSTDQLNWTASAVMDNLAPTGPIRFAIDYKTANGLSAGPVIFTTDRSSLYLVNQSKLLDVSRLATVMASDKQYGTGGLSKERVGYLLFDGNTGTFGDLATGAGAYYTVDFGPDVSVTLSDIMLMPRASYPARMNGVVLQGSNDNNSWTNLIAAVTGTAEGKWTYIGGDRIIDHDAYRYLRIYNSAAWNGNVAEVELYGQYDIRSIDSKVVSPEGYTKGSYYQYMQEVERIRALFNNPASDRPALLEELYQAQEQLDSLASLPAQKITVTPSMVAASTPVYQNKGTKEQNGWRAVDSNVDTFTDTMDAVAWVDIDLGENQAESLSSFKFYPRNGKASEITRVNGAILQGSNDGTHYTDLYTISGISSVQWHTASITNDTAFRYLRYYSPGGYANVAELELYSKPTDPTLLIMLLVQADTLQEETYDEAGFTAMLAAKSLGAVIAEDADSTQTQIDSAANELLQAIQALVIQTEPNEEG, from the coding sequence ATGGCATCTCGACAAAAGCGGGGCTTTAAAAACCAGGCCAAGTGTATTGTAATGTTTATTTTAATCGTGAGTTTGGTTGCAATGGCTTATCCTTATCCAGTATCAAATGCGGCGTCTGTGAATGAGAATACGGCAGCAGAATATCTGCCAACGATTTATGAGGAAATTGATGCAAGCGGTTTCGAACATCCGGGAATTGGGCTCACCAAGGACATTCTTGAGAATATGCGCACACAGGTGCTGGCAAAGCAAGAGCCTTGGTACAGTTATTTTAATCGAATGGAAAATTCTCCAACCGCATCTAGAAACGTTACCTCCAGCAATCAGAGTAGTGCGGATCCGACAAAGCCTGGCAGCTTGGATTTTAACAGTCAATCCTTTAACTCCAGATTTATTGCGGACGGCTTAAAGGCCTACACACAAGCCATCATGTATTATGTAACCGGGGAAGAGGTGTACAGGGCTAACGCCATGGGCATCATTCGAATCTGGTCTCAGATGGACCCCGCCAAATACACCTATTTCATTGATTCGCACATTCACACCGGAATTCCACTGAATCGCATGGTGACAGCAGCAGAGATTTTAAGATACACGAGCAGCACAACGCAAGACCTGGAGTGGACAGACCAGGACACAACCGATTTTAGCAATAATCTCATCTATCCGGTCATTGATACTTTCCAACATGATAACGGGTATTTTATGAACCAGCATCTGTATCCGCTCCTTGGAGCGATGTCGGGATATATATTTACAGGAAACCGTGACCGTTACAATGAGGGCGTGGAATGGTTTACCGTGAATGAGTCCGCTGTGGATCAAGGGCAGAATGGCTCGATCAAGCAGCTGTTTCGATGGGTGGACACTAATATTGTGACAGGTGAAGCAGTGGTTCCACCGAGAGTGCAGCATGTGGAGATGGGCAGGGATCAGGCCCATGGCGCTGGGGACCTCACCAATGTGGAGATCTTGGCCCGCCTGTTGGAAGCACAGGAAACCAAGGTCGATCCAGTCGCAGGAACGGTGTCCACTGCGGAGAATGCGGTTAATGCGTACGAATATCTGGATCAAAGGATATTGAAAGCGGCCGATTATTTTGCACAGTTCATGCTGGGCCATGATACGCCATGGACACCGGTAGCGGCTCATACGGATGCCGATGGCAATCCGACCATTATCTATAAAGAGCTGGCTGAAGGATACAGAGGACGTATTGGCGGCAACGTATATGGTCTCTACTATTATTACAAATATGCGGCAGGCCTAGATATGGAAGAGGAAGCTCCATACTATGCCGATATGTTTAAGAAGCGACTACCGTTCTATTGGGAATCTCCGGATGGAGGCGCCGATTATTGGATGTTTATCCCCGAAGAAGCAGCTACTGAGGGCGCAACAACACTTCCAAAAGTATCGACGAATGCGGATTGGAATGAAATTGAACACCGAGCTACAAGTCTGGATTCACACTCCGAGATAAAACAAGAGGGTGAAACATCTTTTGTAGAGATTACAGCCACGGAAGAGGGGAGTCGATTCTCCGTCGTCAGTACCAGCACTCCCGTCAAAACCATAGGTCTGCGAATACGGACGAATGGTACAGCCAAGCTTGTGATCAATGGGTGGCACGATGCTCCTTTGATTTTGCCGGATACCAAGGGGCAGTGGAAATATGTATCCTACACCATGCACAACTTGCGAGGTCTAAGTGATTTGACGTATTTCAAAATTCAGGGAGCTGGCACTGTGGTGGATATGGATCACATCCATCTAAAAGCGGGTGAACAGCTGACGCCACCTGTCTTTAACGAGAGCGGAACCTCTCTTGATTTGTATACGTATGTCGGGTCAAATGCAGCATTGCAGTACGATTTTACTGCCATCGATGATGGCATAGTCGACAGCGTTACTTACCAGATCGATCATAAGCCTGAAGGGGCTGTCTTTGACGAAAGCACGGGTGCTTTTTCGTGGGAGCCGGAGCAGGTCGGCACCTACTCCATAGTGGTAGGAGCGACGGATGGGGCCACCATCACAGCCAAAGAAGTCAGGGTCATCGTGAGCGCTGACCGTTCGTCTGCCGTTGCCGCAGTGATTGCTGCCTATAACCCGGAAACCAGCTATGTATCTGCGAGTTTAACACACTACAATAGCATATATGCTGATGTCATGGATGTAATAGCAACGGCTTCAGATGACGAGTTTTTGCAAAAGCTGGTGGAGTTGAGAGCTGCGGTAGTAGGTCTCCAAGAATTAACACCGCAGCTTCAGGATGGAAGTATGGACTATTCCAATATGCTGGCTGCCGCAACCTTCTACAACGAAACGCTGAATTTATTGGATAATTACGCGGGGAGCTTTGCATTTTACGGTAACGCCGTCAATTTGACACACACCATGGATTTTGGACCGGATTATAAAGTCACTGCGGATGCTTTCTCCCTTCAGGTAAGGGCAAGCTTCCCCGAGCGGATCGGCGGTACTGCGATTTTTGGTTCTAATGATAATGAAACATGGACACGGCTAACCCCAGGGTTGACCGTCGTATCTGAAGATATGCAGACACTTGAAGTCAGCGAAGGTCACAGGAATACTGCCTTCCGTTTCTTCAAGATTCAGATGATTGAGCCATCCAGTACGATGCTGGAGTTGTCCGAATTCAGAATATTTGGAGAACGCCATGAAACGAATAATAAACTTCAATCGCTCACAATAAGCTCGCCCCAGAGCGTACAGAACCGCGTTGATGCAGGTAATACGGTTGTGCTGACCTTTGAATCCACCGAACCAATTCAAGATGTGCAGGCTGTGATTCAAGGTCAGGAGGCAATGGTGCATTCCACAGATCAGCTGAACTGGACGGCATCTGCGGTCATGGATAATCTTGCGCCTACAGGTCCTATTCGGTTTGCCATCGATTATAAGACGGCTAATGGACTGTCCGCAGGTCCTGTCATCTTCACGACGGATCGATCTTCGCTCTATTTGGTGAACCAATCCAAGCTCCTCGATGTATCCAGGCTGGCGACAGTAATGGCTTCAGATAAGCAGTATGGTACAGGCGGACTGAGCAAGGAACGAGTAGGCTATCTATTGTTCGATGGCAATACGGGGACTTTCGGCGATCTGGCTACTGGTGCCGGAGCTTACTATACGGTGGACTTTGGACCAGATGTATCGGTAACACTGAGCGATATAATGCTGATGCCCAGAGCCTCCTATCCCGCAAGAATGAACGGAGTGGTCCTGCAAGGTTCGAATGACAATAACAGCTGGACGAACTTGATTGCAGCCGTCACAGGAACAGCAGAAGGCAAGTGGACTTACATTGGCGGGGACAGAATAATTGATCATGATGCTTACCGATACCTGAGAATCTACAACAGCGCTGCTTGGAACGGGAATGTGGCAGAAGTGGAATTGTACGGACAATATGATATTCGCAGTATCGATTCCAAGGTAGTCAGCCCCGAAGGATATACGAAGGGAAGCTATTACCAATACATGCAAGAGGTTGAGCGGATTCGAGCACTCTTCAACAATCCTGCATCTGATCGGCCTGCTTTGCTGGAGGAGTTGTACCAGGCTCAAGAGCAGCTGGATTCTCTTGCTTCCCTGCCTGCACAGAAGATTACCGTAACGCCTTCCATGGTGGCGGCCTCCACGCCAGTCTATCAGAACAAGGGGACCAAAGAGCAGAATGGTTGGCGTGCCGTGGACAGCAACGTGGATACGTTTACCGATACGATGGATGCTGTAGCATGGGTTGATATTGATTTGGGAGAAAATCAGGCTGAGTCATTGTCGAGCTTCAAGTTTTATCCGAGAAATGGTAAGGCTTCAGAAATTACGCGTGTTAACGGAGCTATTCTACAGGGATCTAACGACGGCACGCATTACACCGATTTGTATACCATCAGTGGGATCAGTAGCGTCCAATGGCATACGGCTTCGATAACCAACGATACAGCGTTCCGTTATCTGAGGTACTATTCACCAGGCGGTTATGCCAACGTGGCGGAACTGGAATTGTATAGCAAGCCCACAGACCCGACACTGCTAATCATGCTACTGGTACAGGCAGACACCTTACAGGAAGAAACCTATGATGAGGCTGGCTTTACTGCCATGTTGGCGGCCAAATCACTGGGAGCGGTAATAGCGGAAGATGCGGACAGCACCCAAACACAGATTGATTCCGCAGCTAACGAGCTGCTTCAGGCGATACAGGCACTGGTTATCCAGACGGAACCGAACGAAGAAGGATGA
- a CDS encoding helix-turn-helix domain-containing protein, with the protein MPEYRKTIFIKFILSYTVLSVVLIGIMGGYWYTQANEMMEDEIAKDNKNRLISAKDYIEQTILKKYEDNLQNKALSIRFIQNNFNLNLLLTKSWEGNLSRIASFRQELEFYRIENEGLTNVTVYFPAHHYVVDASNFHMKSGTSEDAAFILKLNEVKPKEWLFRTLADGSKVMTYVIKLPYETPGVPTMGYFYMDVGVEYLQTAASRILSSPADQLYIFDSSGKELLHTGEYNEALGGLMQNTIHNRQSGEQIIEGAEGKAVLSYLESANSQQDWTYAMYRPMNSFVLSSEQLKNSLVISCGVVVLFGLLLSFFFSKQLYIPIKRLMMQIKGLHTSSAVTSLGNEYAFIGNTFHLMEEKIVNLETQARKNDLKNLLLGVSLEIEAEQFIQPGYHYCTVYLRIPEEGSAGLKMRYEKMNRSLHSNFVPLNENEAAIIYCISPDEQDAEKHIMADLQEAQHSNEHGSRFGAAIGSRVDHPEALADSYQMAKQASRYHFLYGKDSIVAYSRVLEMSTAPYLFQYDHFKNALQAGDQEAVADFINHFLEILQDGHMQIETAELAVLQLIMQLYQSVLELKLQHFLPHSNIFDELKKDTLIETVEGIRRLCMQITEHLKYAGNHAHTDVIRTLKVYIAEHLHEELSLQILSKEVSLAPAYISTLFSEGTKESFTEYVTRLRLEKAADLLRDQPRLSVSVIATQVGYRNPQYFHSKFKSRYGVTPVQYRNSQLAALDSLSLDKE; encoded by the coding sequence ATGCCTGAATACAGAAAAACCATCTTTATCAAATTTATATTGTCATATACTGTTCTGTCTGTGGTTCTGATCGGCATTATGGGTGGGTATTGGTATACCCAGGCTAATGAAATGATGGAAGATGAGATTGCCAAAGACAATAAAAATCGCCTGATTTCCGCCAAGGATTATATCGAGCAGACGATATTAAAGAAATATGAAGACAACCTGCAGAATAAAGCACTCTCCATTCGGTTCATTCAGAATAACTTCAACTTGAATCTATTGTTAACGAAGAGCTGGGAGGGGAATTTGAGTCGCATTGCATCCTTTCGGCAGGAACTGGAATTCTACAGGATTGAAAATGAAGGGTTAACCAATGTTACCGTTTATTTTCCGGCTCATCATTATGTCGTGGATGCCAGCAACTTTCATATGAAGAGTGGTACATCCGAAGATGCAGCTTTCATTCTGAAGTTGAACGAAGTGAAGCCTAAAGAATGGCTGTTTCGGACATTGGCGGATGGAAGCAAGGTGATGACCTATGTGATTAAATTGCCATATGAGACACCTGGCGTGCCAACCATGGGTTATTTCTATATGGATGTAGGGGTGGAATATCTACAGACGGCGGCTTCCCGAATTTTGAGTTCCCCGGCAGACCAGCTGTATATTTTTGATTCTTCGGGTAAAGAGCTGCTTCACACGGGGGAGTATAATGAGGCTCTCGGTGGTTTAATGCAGAATACCATTCACAACCGCCAAAGCGGAGAACAGATTATAGAAGGAGCGGAAGGCAAAGCCGTACTGTCTTATCTGGAGTCCGCGAACTCGCAGCAGGATTGGACGTATGCGATGTATCGTCCGATGAACTCATTTGTCCTGTCCTCTGAACAGTTGAAAAACAGTCTTGTAATTAGTTGCGGCGTAGTTGTTCTATTTGGTTTGCTACTATCGTTCTTTTTCTCCAAACAACTCTACATTCCGATAAAAAGACTGATGATGCAGATCAAAGGTTTACATACATCAAGTGCTGTCACGTCCTTAGGTAATGAGTATGCTTTTATAGGTAACACCTTCCATCTGATGGAAGAAAAGATCGTAAACCTCGAAACCCAAGCGAGAAAAAATGATTTGAAAAATCTCTTGCTTGGCGTAAGCCTGGAGATCGAAGCGGAACAGTTCATCCAACCGGGATATCACTATTGCACCGTCTATCTCCGAATTCCAGAGGAAGGCAGTGCAGGTCTGAAGATGCGTTATGAAAAGATGAATCGGTCTTTACACAGTAATTTCGTTCCATTGAATGAAAATGAGGCGGCTATCATTTATTGTATTTCTCCTGATGAACAGGACGCAGAGAAGCATATTATGGCCGATTTGCAGGAGGCTCAGCATTCTAATGAGCATGGTTCCCGGTTTGGAGCGGCTATTGGGAGCAGGGTAGACCACCCAGAAGCGCTCGCCGATTCTTATCAGATGGCCAAGCAGGCAAGCAGATATCATTTTTTATATGGAAAGGATTCAATCGTTGCGTATTCCAGAGTACTGGAGATGAGTACGGCGCCTTATCTGTTTCAATACGATCATTTCAAAAATGCACTACAGGCAGGAGATCAGGAGGCGGTTGCTGATTTCATTAATCATTTTCTGGAGATTCTTCAGGATGGTCATATGCAGATCGAGACTGCAGAACTCGCTGTGCTGCAATTAATAATGCAATTGTATCAATCGGTGCTTGAGTTGAAGTTACAGCACTTTCTGCCGCATTCCAATATTTTTGATGAATTGAAAAAGGATACGCTGATCGAGACGGTCGAAGGAATTCGCAGGCTGTGCATGCAGATTACCGAACATTTGAAGTATGCGGGTAACCATGCTCACACGGATGTGATTCGTACGTTGAAGGTATATATTGCAGAGCATTTGCATGAAGAGTTATCCCTGCAAATCCTCTCGAAGGAGGTTTCACTGGCCCCTGCTTATATTTCTACACTTTTCAGTGAAGGGACCAAAGAATCTTTTACGGAATATGTAACCCGGCTGCGGCTGGAAAAAGCTGCGGATCTGCTGCGTGATCAACCACGGCTCTCGGTGTCGGTTATTGCAACGCAAGTCGGATACCGGAATCCTCAGTATTTTCACAGCAAATTCAAATCACGCTACGGCGTAACGCCTGTGCAATATCGGAATTCACAGCTGGCAGCGCTGGATTCATTATCTCTGGATAAGGAATAG